In Patescibacteria group bacterium, the genomic window ATACGGCGGTGAATAATTAATTCACAGGCTAAATTACGGATTAAAGCTCGTCGTCCAGAAGCGTTACGATCAAGTATTTTCTTTTTTTTACGATGTCTCATTATAGTATTTTACGAAGTTATTTTTTTTCCGGGGTAGTTATCGACTTTTCTTTAGTTATTTTCTTTTTCTCTTCTTCTTTTGGCTGGTTTTTCTGGTCTTTTTCATTCTCTACTTTTTTGGTTTTATCCTTTTTTTCTGTTGATTGTAAACCTTTAACAAAGTTAAAATGCTTAACCAAAAGTTCGGCGGCCTGCTTAAGGGCTTGCTCACCGGTTAAAGTCCCGTCTGTTTTAATATCTAAAATAAGCCGGTCAAAGTTAGTGATCTCGCCCACACGGACATTTTCTACGTGAAAATTAACATTTTTAATCGGGGTATAAATGGCATCAATTCTAATATTGCCAATCTGAACCTCTTCTTCTTCTCTTGATTCTACCGGTTTATAGCCGCGACCGCGTTCAACTGTTAACTCCATCTCGAGCTCGGCTTCTTTATCGGTTAAATTAGCAATAACTTGATTCTTATTAGATATTTCAATATCAGCCGTCGCTTTAATATCACCGGCTTTTACTTTTTTCTCGCCTTTTTCTTTTAAGATGAGTTTAACTGGTTCCGGGCTGGAATATTTAAAGTTAATCTGTTTTAAATTAAGAATAATTGAAATGACGTCTTCTTTTACATTTTTGATAGTAGAAAATTCATGCTCAACACCTTTAATTTTAACGGCGGTAACAGCCGCTCCAGATAAGGAAGATAATAAGACCCTTCTCAAAGCATTTCCAATTGTGTTGCCATAACCCGGATAAAGCGGCTCAATAATAAATTGCTTTGAATCATCTTTAGCTTTTTTAATTTCAATTTTTGTTGGCAGAGGAAAATTTTCCATATTTTTTATAGTTAAGAATAAAATATTTTATTTAGCGTAAAACTCGACTAATAATTGGGTTTGTATACCTAATTCCAAATCTTTTTCTTGGGGCTGATTTATCACTTTACCTTTAAGCTCTTTTTTATCCAAATCAAGCCAAGAAGGAACTTGGTGTTTTTCTATTTTCTTCTTAAGGTTTTTAAAGAAATCACTTTCAAGGGATTTCTTTCGGATTTGAATAGCCTCTTTTGGACTAACTTGATAGGAGGGAAAACTAACTTTTTTTCCATTAATTTGTATATGGCCGTGGGTGATTATCTGTCTGGCTTGTATTCTTGAAGCGGCCAGACCAAGTTTATAAATAACGTTGTCCAAACGGCTTTCCAATTGTTGTAAAAATAGCTGACCGGTATTGCCTTTCTTATTCATGGCTTTTTTCATATAGTTTCTTAACTGAGTTTCAGTCAAAGCATACATATAGCGCACTTTTTGTTTTTCCCGCAAATGAATACCATAACTAGAAAGTCTCCTTCTACGTTTCTGACCGTGCGACCCCGGTGGATAATTTCTTTTGACCATAGCGCATTTTGGCGTTTGACAACGCTCACCCTTTAAAAAGAGTTTTTCACCCGAGCGTCGACATAATTTACATTTAGCAGCTATCTTCATAGTTAAACTCTCCTTACCTTTTTAGGACGCGGCCCGTTATGGGGTATGGGCGTGCGGTCTTTAATACTAGTTATATTCAAACCATTATTATATAAAGCGCGAACGGCTGCTTCCCGGCCGCTGCCAACACCTTTGATAAAAACATCAACAGTTTTAAGTTTATAACTCTTGGCTTTCTCGACAGCGTCACGGACAATTACACCAGCTGCGTAGGGAGTAGCTTTTTTAGGACCTTTAAAACCCATTCGACCGGCTGAAGATGAAGTAATTACATCACCCTTAGTATCCGTTAAAGTAACAATGGTATTATTATAAGTTGAAAAAATATAAGCATAACCTTTTTCGACTATTCTTTTTCTTTTTGATATAGATTTTTTCTGTTTTTTGATATTCTTTTTTTTAGGCATAAATTAAGTAATAAATTAAGTTTTTTCTACAGCCGGCTTTTTGCCGGAACCCATAGTTCTTCTGACATTACCGCGTACTGTTCGGGAATTAGTTTTTGTTCTTTGGCCTCGGGCTGGCAGATTTTTGGAATGCCGACTGCCGCGATAACTACCGACTTCTTTAAGTCTTTTTATATTCATAGCTTGACTTCTTCTCAGCTCACCTTCTACCTGATATTTATCTTCAATCAATTTCCGCAGTGAATTAGCTTCTTTGTCTGTTAATTGATCTGTTCTTTTGTCGGGGTCAATTTTAGTAGACTTTAAAATTTCATTGGCTAATGAACGGCCAATACCGTAGATATAGGTTAAAGCAATTTCTATTCTTTTATTCTTTGGTAGGGTTACCCCTGATATTCTTATAGCCATATATATAAAAAATTATCCCTGTCTTTGTTTATGTTTAGGGTTTTTACAAACCACCCGTACTCTTTTTTTTCGGCGGATTATTTTACAGTCTTTACAAATTTTTTTTACTGAAGAACGAACTTTCATAATATTTATAATCTATAAGTAATACGACCTTTAGTTAAATCATAGGGTGACATTTCCAGCTGAACTGTGTCTCCGGGCAGTAATTTAATGCGATGCATACGCATTTTACCCGAAAGATGAGCCAATATTTCAGGTCCACTTTCAAGTTTTACCTTGAAGGTAGCAGAAGGTAAAAGCTCAGTAACCTCACCTTTAGTTTCTATAAAACCCTTTTTATTAGTCTTAATTTCGCTTTTTTTTGCTTTATTTTCTTCTTGTTTAGACATATTTAATAAAAATTGTGCCCTTAATAACTTAAAAATGGCACAAAAGTAATTTATCTTATTTTAGAAAGCCATTCCTAAGTCGTGAGGTTCAAAAATAGTTTACCAAATACTACTCATACCTGTCAAGTCTTGACCTTAGTTATTAGTTAATTTATGCTAAATATTATGATTAATGGTAAAAAAATAATAATGTCAGACGATTATGGCTTTTGTTTTGGAGTTAAACGAGCTATAAGGGAGTTAAAAAAAACAAAAGGCCAAGCCTATACTCTAGGCCCAGTTATACACAATCCTCAAGTTGTCGATTACTTTAAGAAAAAGGGCATCAGACCTATTGACAGACTTTCTAAAAAAATAAAACCAGGCAAACTTTTTATAAGAGCTCATGGAGTATCAGATCAAAAAAAAGAACAAGCAAAAAAAATGGGGTTTGAGATATTTGATCTAACCTGTCCTTTTGTAAAAAAGGCTCAAATATTAGCTAAAAAACTAGAAAAACAAGGCTATCAAGTGGTTATTTTAGGCTTAAAAAACCACCCGGAAACTAAGGCTATAGCTGAAAATTTAAAAAATCCCATTATTTTACAAAATCATAAATGCTCATCCTTAAACAAAAATAAAATTGGTGTCATCTGCCAAACAACTTCTAATATAAAAAATACTAAAAAAATATTAAATAAAATAAAAAAAACCGCTCAAGAGGTAAAAATTTATAATACAATCTGCCAAGCAACAAAAAAAAGGCAAAAAGCAGCCCATAAAATGGCCAGGCAATCAGATATAGTTATAGTTATCGGGGGTCGTTATTCCTCAAACACAAAGAAACTAAAACAGGTTTGCCAGGAGTATGGGCCCACCTACCATATTGAAACAGAAAAAGAATTAAAGAAAAAATGGTTTAAAAATAAAAAAACCATCGGTATTACCGCTGGGGCCTCTACGCCGGACTGGATAATTAATAAAGTAGTTAAAAAGATAAAAGAAATTAATTCCTAAAAAAAGGATTACTCCAAGACAGCTTTTATTCTCCTTACGCCTTTGGAGGATGATTTTTCGGATTTTATTTTAAAATGGCCTATCTCTGAGGTTTTCTTGACATGCGGACCAGCACAAATTTCCTTGGAAAAATCACCTACTTTATAAACCTTTACTAGATCAGGATATTTTTCTTTGAAAAACGATAAAGCATCAGATTTAACCGCTTTTTCATAAGGCATTTCTTCGCAGGTTACTTTTAAATCTTTTTCTATAATTTCATTTACCTTATCTTCCACTTCTTTTTTTTCTTGTTCAGTCATTTTTTGGGAATGCGAAAAATCAAATCTCAGTCTCTCCGGTTTTAAGTCTGAGCCCATCTGCTTAACATGGTCACCTAAGACTTCTCTTAAGGCCTGATGTAGTAAATGAGTAGCTGTATGCTGTTTAGTCACTTTTTCACCCAAGTCCCCCACGCCACCAAATTTTTTTTCGGCCCCAGCTCGGGATATTTTTTTGTGGGCCTCAACCATTTTTCCAAATTCTTTCTCATTAAATTGATAACCCTTTTTCCTGATTAAGTTTGGGCTTAGACCATAAGTAGAATAAAGCTGAAAGGCTTCTTGAGCCGTTATTTTACGAGATGAGGGCTTTTTCTTTTCCGAAGATTTTTTTTTGTTTTTACCCATCTTTTTAAATACTTTTTCCACTTCTGTTTTTAAGATTTTATCATAAGTTTTGGTTTCATCACGTAAAAGAGTTAAAATATTCTCCTTTTTTTCCTTAAGACGAGGATAGTAAGGATTATATATCTCTATAACTTTTTCAACTAAGATTTCTAGAGAAAAATTAGTGCCTTCAAACTGATCAATTAACCGCCTGAAAATACGGCGCAGAATATATCCTTCTTCTTTGTTCGAAAACTGAACGCCGTCAGCTATTAGAAAAACACAGGCCTTAATATGATCAGCAATTATTCTTAAACTCTTGACTTTCTCAATTTCACTTTGTAACTTTTCAATTTGAGGATCTTTTTTAGCTTCTTCTATTATAGGTCTAAAAAGATCAGTTTGAAAAACTGATGATTTTTTTTGCATTATCATAAGCAAACGTTCTAAACCCATACCCGTATC contains:
- a CDS encoding DNA-directed RNA polymerase subunit alpha; this translates as MENFPLPTKIEIKKAKDDSKQFIIEPLYPGYGNTIGNALRRVLLSSLSGAAVTAVKIKGVEHEFSTIKNVKEDVISIILNLKQINFKYSSPEPVKLILKEKGEKKVKAGDIKATADIEISNKNQVIANLTDKEAELEMELTVERGRGYKPVESREEEEVQIGNIRIDAIYTPIKNVNFHVENVRVGEITNFDRLILDIKTDGTLTGEQALKQAAELLVKHFNFVKGLQSTEKKDKTKKVENEKDQKNQPKEEEKKKITKEKSITTPEKK
- the rpsD gene encoding 30S ribosomal protein S4, whose amino-acid sequence is MKIAAKCKLCRRSGEKLFLKGERCQTPKCAMVKRNYPPGSHGQKRRRRLSSYGIHLREKQKVRYMYALTETQLRNYMKKAMNKKGNTGQLFLQQLESRLDNVIYKLGLAASRIQARQIITHGHIQINGKKVSFPSYQVSPKEAIQIRKKSLESDFFKNLKKKIEKHQVPSWLDLDKKELKGKVINQPQEKDLELGIQTQLLVEFYAK
- the rpsK gene encoding 30S ribosomal protein S11 → MPKKKNIKKQKKSISKRKRIVEKGYAYIFSTYNNTIVTLTDTKGDVITSSSAGRMGFKGPKKATPYAAGVIVRDAVEKAKSYKLKTVDVFIKGVGSGREAAVRALYNNGLNITSIKDRTPIPHNGPRPKKVRRV
- the rpsM gene encoding 30S ribosomal protein S13, giving the protein MAIRISGVTLPKNKRIEIALTYIYGIGRSLANEILKSTKIDPDKRTDQLTDKEANSLRKLIEDKYQVEGELRRSQAMNIKRLKEVGSYRGSRHSKNLPARGQRTKTNSRTVRGNVRRTMGSGKKPAVEKT
- the rpmJ gene encoding 50S ribosomal protein L36 gives rise to the protein MKVRSSVKKICKDCKIIRRKKRVRVVCKNPKHKQRQG
- the infA gene encoding translation initiation factor IF-1, translating into MSKQEENKAKKSEIKTNKKGFIETKGEVTELLPSATFKVKLESGPEILAHLSGKMRMHRIKLLPGDTVQLEMSPYDLTKGRITYRL
- the ispH gene encoding 4-hydroxy-3-methylbut-2-enyl diphosphate reductase, producing the protein MINGKKIIMSDDYGFCFGVKRAIRELKKTKGQAYTLGPVIHNPQVVDYFKKKGIRPIDRLSKKIKPGKLFIRAHGVSDQKKEQAKKMGFEIFDLTCPFVKKAQILAKKLEKQGYQVVILGLKNHPETKAIAENLKNPIILQNHKCSSLNKNKIGVICQTTSNIKNTKKILNKIKKTAQEVKIYNTICQATKKRQKAAHKMARQSDIVIVIGGRYSSNTKKLKQVCQEYGPTYHIETEKELKKKWFKNKKTIGITAGASTPDWIINKVVKKIKEINS
- a CDS encoding alanine--tRNA ligase, with the protein product MKSKKIREKFINYFGNKLKHTHMASSSLIPANDSSVLLTTAGMQPFKPYYLGELSVKKDFKNRNLTSIQKCFRTSDIDSVGDASHLTFFEMMGNFSIGGYFKEEAIKYAFEFLVKELKLNKKRLYATVFKGDDEVVKDFEAIKIWQNYLNQDKISEFGRKENWWGPPGKTGPCGPSSEIHYDLTGQSCSRGKDCQPNCECGRFVEIWNLVFTQYLKDAQGKFKDLPTKNIDTGMGLERLLMIMQKKSSVFQTDLFRPIIEEAKKDPQIEKLQSEIEKVKSLRIIADHIKACVFLIADGVQFSNKEEGYILRRIFRRLIDQFEGTNFSLEILVEKVIEIYNPYYPRLKEKKENILTLLRDETKTYDKILKTEVEKVFKKMGKNKKKSSEKKKPSSRKITAQEAFQLYSTYGLSPNLIRKKGYQFNEKEFGKMVEAHKKISRAGAEKKFGGVGDLGEKVTKQHTATHLLHQALREVLGDHVKQMGSDLKPERLRFDFSHSQKMTEQEKKEVEDKVNEIIEKDLKVTCEEMPYEKAVKSDALSFFKEKYPDLVKVYKVGDFSKEICAGPHVKKTSEIGHFKIKSEKSSSKGVRRIKAVLE